One Pseudodesulfovibrio cashew DNA window includes the following coding sequences:
- a CDS encoding HU family DNA-binding protein, giving the protein MTKAELVAKIAEKNGTSKAQAEASMNAILDIITDELAAGNKLTLTGFGTFSVSERKARTGRNPRTGAEIKIPATKVAQFKPGKVLKEAVK; this is encoded by the coding sequence ATGACCAAAGCAGAACTCGTTGCCAAAATTGCCGAGAAAAACGGCACTTCCAAAGCCCAGGCCGAAGCTTCCATGAATGCCATTCTCGATATCATCACGGATGAGCTGGCCGCTGGCAACAAGCTGACCCTTACCGGCTTCGGCACCTTCAGCGTGTCCGAGCGCAAGGCTCGCACCGGCCGCAACCCCCGCACTGGCGCCGAGATCAAGATCCCGGCCACCAAGGTTGCCCAGTTCAAGCCCGGCAAGGTTCTGAAAGAAGCTGTCAAATAG
- a CDS encoding DNA-3-methyladenine glycosylase I, with the protein MADAPRSYCEYVAGLERDNLHRIYHDTAYGFPLDDDNALFERLILEINQAGLSWDLMLRKQENFRAAYDGFDIAAVAAYGEAERERLLNDAGIVRNRLKVGAAIHNANVILGLQREHCSFKAWLDQCHPLSKADWTKLFKKTFKFTGGEIVGEFLMSCGYLPGAHVEDCPVHAEILELEPPWTRK; encoded by the coding sequence ATGGCTGACGCACCAAGATCCTATTGTGAGTATGTCGCGGGTCTCGAAAGGGACAACCTGCACCGCATCTATCACGACACGGCCTACGGCTTTCCGCTGGACGATGACAACGCCCTGTTTGAGCGGCTCATCCTGGAGATAAACCAGGCCGGGCTGAGTTGGGACCTCATGCTCAGGAAGCAGGAGAATTTTCGTGCGGCGTATGACGGTTTCGACATTGCCGCCGTGGCCGCTTACGGCGAGGCGGAGCGGGAGCGACTTCTGAATGACGCAGGAATCGTCCGCAACCGGCTCAAGGTCGGCGCGGCTATCCACAACGCAAACGTCATCCTGGGACTGCAACGGGAGCACTGCTCCTTCAAGGCCTGGCTGGATCAATGCCATCCGCTGTCCAAGGCGGACTGGACCAAGTTGTTCAAGAAGACCTTCAAGTTTACCGGTGGCGAGATCGTGGGCGAGTTCCTGATGAGCTGTGGCTACCTGCCTGGTGCGCACGTCGAGGACTGTCCTGTGCATGCGGAGATTTTAGAACTGGAGCCGCCGTGGACGCGCAAATAG
- a CDS encoding Hpt domain-containing protein produces MTQRDDVLEIYLEETLERLDSIESGLLTLEQRRECDTRLVNSIFRDAHSVKAGANLLELFTIEKLSHDLENVLERIRQCTLEPSEMVVTASLEAVDKLRELVENVEQSESISIRLHTAMLDMAVKRTLEEAGG; encoded by the coding sequence TTGACTCAACGTGACGACGTCCTCGAGATCTACCTCGAGGAAACCTTGGAAAGACTGGACTCCATCGAATCAGGCCTCCTGACGCTGGAACAACGTCGGGAGTGCGACACTCGACTGGTCAATTCCATCTTTCGCGACGCCCACTCGGTCAAAGCCGGGGCCAACCTGCTCGAGCTCTTCACCATAGAGAAGCTTTCCCATGATCTGGAGAATGTGCTTGAGCGCATTCGCCAATGCACGTTGGAGCCAAGCGAGATGGTGGTCACAGCCAGTCTGGAGGCCGTGGACAAGCTACGCGAACTGGTGGAAAACGTGGAACAGAGCGAATCCATCTCCATCCGCCTGCACACGGCCATGCTGGACATGGCCGTGAAACGGACCCTGGAAGAAGCCGGGGGCTGA
- a CDS encoding chemotaxis protein: MSKSAIDTGILLETGTNELEILEFYIVEVLDNGEEVKNYFGINVAKVMQVIETPNLEPPESAPHPSFMGTIPLRDLILPVLDLSVWLELNMPKTERDIVIVTEFSKTVTGFLVSGVTEIHRVGWGEVIPPTSVISQSTDAIVGLVDKGERFIQLLDLETILTQIDPQPESNDVPMTDREYKILVADDSATIRMMVEKSLADAGFKPIITNNGNEAYQKIFALKAQAEAEGKDITEYVDLVVSDIEMPLMDGFSLTKNIKEDPVLQKLPVILYSSIITKELKHKGDSVGADLQITKPDLHTIPEEAMKLIHGRI, encoded by the coding sequence GTGAGCAAGAGCGCAATCGACACCGGCATACTGCTGGAAACAGGCACAAACGAGCTTGAAATTCTTGAATTTTATATCGTCGAGGTCTTGGACAACGGCGAGGAGGTCAAGAACTATTTCGGCATCAACGTGGCCAAGGTCATGCAGGTCATCGAAACGCCCAACCTCGAACCGCCGGAATCAGCCCCCCATCCCTCGTTCATGGGAACCATCCCCCTGCGCGACCTGATCCTGCCCGTGCTGGACCTGTCGGTCTGGCTTGAACTGAACATGCCCAAGACCGAGCGCGACATCGTCATTGTTACGGAATTCTCCAAGACGGTGACCGGGTTCCTGGTCTCCGGCGTCACCGAAATTCACCGCGTGGGATGGGGCGAGGTGATCCCGCCCACCAGCGTCATCTCCCAATCCACGGACGCCATCGTCGGCCTGGTCGACAAGGGCGAGCGGTTCATCCAGCTTCTCGACCTGGAAACCATCCTGACGCAGATTGACCCCCAGCCCGAAAGCAACGACGTGCCCATGACGGACAGGGAATACAAAATTCTGGTGGCCGACGACTCCGCCACAATCCGCATGATGGTGGAAAAGAGCTTGGCCGATGCAGGATTCAAGCCCATAATCACCAACAACGGCAACGAAGCCTACCAGAAGATCTTCGCCCTGAAGGCACAGGCCGAAGCGGAGGGCAAGGACATCACCGAATACGTCGACCTCGTGGTCTCCGACATTGAGATGCCGCTCATGGATGGCTTCAGCCTTACCAAGAACATCAAGGAAGATCCGGTCTTGCAAAAGCTCCCGGTCATCCTGTACTCTTCCATCATCACCAAGGAACTCAAGCACAAGGGTGACTCCGTGGGTGCAGACCTGCAGATAACCAAGCCCGACCTGCACACCATTCCGGAGGAAGCCATGAAGCTGATTCATGGTCGAATATAA
- a CDS encoding NAD-glutamate dehydrogenase domain-containing protein, giving the protein MHETDMPNPSEIQKKVANRLEKSAEELIPWFLSEMPEYYFRTHGEEEQVQHIMALVSGMVRTEKQSMVLHSPCGTMVTHITPGGDMRALAGVLAKYRDKDIQIARIYSSRDDSIRLDTLIFGPKARCSAGADLDRALAMARGGAVEVGASEVEAFERFLSQATEDYIEKFDPDRAVRHFRACNCVEHRERVFVELEKDVHPGFDRVSVAMSNPPRKGLLLRVVNVFAREDIPVDRAYSDEFEPDGKPSMVVMSFYLDRSRIDLEADSEQWRRLERQLRLTKWFAFHGLEALAEEEGWELGQVMLMQAAGEFAHQFLIRENMHAYTSSRITYALLKHRDIAELLMKYFNARLNPDFRGDRERARVEARRAVREALRQVDSAVNRRILTYIYRFIRFTLRTNYYLPDKLGLSFRLDPLILAPMPRSQRPFGIYCFHGPYSFAFQVRYRDTARGGVRVVRTWSQDHFEVESNRLFDEVTKLASAQQFKNKDIPEGGSKAVILLGPEADVDLAVKSMIDSFLDLLVVPEGAEGYVQPGIVDYLNREELIYLGPDENITPSHIEWIAERALMRGYKRPSAFMSSKPGAGIAHKEYGVTSEGVIVFAEELLRTLGIDPRSEPFTVKLTGGPAGDVASNVMKILIREYGDNARIVAMSDGHGAVHDPDGMDHGELLRLIRGGLRTHNFDKALLRGEGAIAVSTEDPDGVRVRNELHNTVVADLFIPSGGRPDTINMSNWKKFLQKGGEPSARGVVEGANIFISADARAELEKAGVLVIPGPSANKTGVICSSYEILAGLILSEAEFLEIKGDYVTQLLAILRSRARSEAKVLMHEYKLAGGIRTITELSYELSESINALGDRVAAVLEESVDKVEDDPRLCDVLLAYCPDVLVERYRERIIADLPRRHQLALIAASVAARMHYHEGMGWANRLLTIRDVPSVIFNYLEEEKEMAAILAEIRGSELENKENLLEILYFAGRKYLTLHRLGLT; this is encoded by the coding sequence ATGCACGAAACGGATATGCCCAACCCATCGGAAATTCAAAAGAAAGTTGCAAACAGGCTAGAAAAGTCCGCCGAAGAACTCATTCCGTGGTTCTTGAGCGAGATGCCGGAATACTATTTCCGGACTCACGGGGAGGAGGAACAGGTCCAGCACATCATGGCTCTGGTCTCCGGCATGGTCCGCACCGAGAAACAGTCCATGGTGCTCCATTCGCCCTGCGGCACCATGGTTACCCACATTACGCCAGGCGGCGATATGCGGGCCCTGGCGGGCGTTCTTGCCAAGTACCGGGACAAGGACATTCAGATAGCCCGCATCTACTCCAGCAGGGATGACTCCATCAGGCTGGACACGCTTATTTTCGGCCCCAAGGCCAGGTGCTCCGCCGGGGCGGACCTTGATCGGGCTCTGGCCATGGCCCGCGGTGGAGCCGTTGAGGTCGGGGCGAGCGAGGTCGAGGCGTTCGAGCGATTCCTGTCGCAGGCAACCGAGGATTACATAGAGAAATTCGACCCCGACAGGGCGGTACGCCATTTTCGCGCATGCAATTGCGTGGAGCATCGCGAGCGTGTGTTCGTCGAACTGGAAAAGGACGTTCATCCCGGTTTTGATCGCGTCTCCGTGGCCATGTCCAATCCTCCGCGCAAAGGGCTGCTCCTTCGCGTGGTCAACGTCTTCGCCCGTGAGGACATTCCTGTTGACCGCGCCTATTCCGACGAGTTCGAACCGGACGGAAAGCCGTCTATGGTTGTCATGAGCTTCTATCTGGATCGCTCCCGCATTGATCTTGAAGCCGATTCGGAGCAGTGGCGCCGCCTGGAGCGGCAACTGCGGCTGACCAAGTGGTTCGCCTTCCACGGTCTGGAGGCTCTGGCCGAGGAAGAAGGATGGGAACTGGGCCAGGTCATGCTCATGCAGGCGGCGGGCGAGTTCGCCCATCAGTTCCTCATTCGTGAGAATATGCACGCCTACACCTCCAGCCGGATCACCTACGCCCTGCTCAAGCACCGGGACATCGCCGAATTGCTCATGAAGTACTTCAACGCCCGGCTCAACCCGGATTTCCGGGGCGACAGGGAGCGCGCGCGGGTGGAGGCCCGTCGGGCCGTTCGGGAGGCCCTGCGCCAGGTGGACAGCGCGGTCAATCGGCGCATCCTCACCTACATTTACCGATTCATCCGTTTCACCCTTCGGACAAACTACTATCTCCCGGACAAGCTTGGCCTGAGTTTCCGGCTCGACCCGCTCATTCTCGCACCCATGCCCAGGAGCCAGCGGCCCTTCGGCATCTACTGCTTTCACGGCCCGTATTCCTTCGCCTTCCAGGTCCGCTACCGCGACACGGCCAGGGGCGGAGTGCGTGTGGTACGCACCTGGTCCCAGGATCATTTCGAGGTGGAGTCCAACCGTCTCTTCGACGAGGTGACCAAGCTCGCTTCGGCCCAGCAGTTCAAGAACAAGGATATCCCCGAGGGCGGCTCCAAGGCCGTCATCCTCCTCGGCCCCGAGGCGGACGTGGACCTGGCGGTCAAGTCCATGATCGACTCCTTCCTCGACCTGCTGGTCGTGCCCGAGGGAGCGGAGGGATATGTCCAGCCCGGCATCGTGGACTACCTGAACCGCGAGGAGCTGATCTATCTGGGGCCGGACGAGAACATCACCCCGTCCCACATCGAATGGATTGCGGAGCGGGCTCTCATGCGGGGCTACAAGCGGCCGAGCGCCTTCATGTCCTCCAAGCCGGGAGCGGGCATTGCCCACAAGGAATACGGTGTGACCAGCGAAGGCGTCATAGTCTTTGCCGAGGAGTTGCTCAGGACGCTGGGCATCGACCCCCGCAGCGAGCCGTTTACGGTCAAACTCACGGGCGGTCCCGCCGGGGATGTGGCCTCCAATGTGATGAAAATTCTCATTCGCGAGTACGGCGACAATGCCCGTATCGTTGCCATGAGCGACGGCCATGGCGCGGTGCACGATCCAGACGGCATGGATCATGGAGAGCTGCTCCGGCTCATTCGGGGCGGGTTGCGGACTCACAACTTCGACAAGGCCCTGTTGCGGGGAGAGGGGGCCATCGCCGTGTCCACGGAGGACCCGGACGGCGTCCGCGTCCGCAATGAACTGCACAACACCGTGGTGGCGGACCTGTTCATCCCTTCGGGGGGAAGACCCGACACCATCAACATGTCCAACTGGAAGAAGTTCCTGCAGAAGGGCGGCGAACCGTCAGCACGGGGCGTGGTCGAGGGCGCCAATATCTTTATCTCCGCTGACGCTCGGGCCGAGCTGGAAAAGGCGGGGGTCCTGGTCATCCCCGGTCCTTCGGCCAACAAGACCGGAGTGATTTGCTCGTCCTACGAGATCCTGGCAGGGCTGATCCTGAGCGAAGCCGAGTTCCTGGAGATCAAGGGAGACTATGTGACCCAGCTTCTGGCCATCCTGCGCAGCCGGGCACGGAGTGAGGCCAAGGTGCTCATGCACGAGTACAAGTTGGCCGGTGGCATACGCACCATCACCGAGCTCTCCTACGAGTTGTCGGAATCCATCAACGCCCTGGGCGACCGGGTGGCCGCAGTGCTGGAGGAGAGTGTGGACAAGGTGGAGGATGATCCCAGGCTGTGCGACGTGCTGCTCGCCTATTGCCCGGATGTTCTGGTAGAGAGATATCGTGAGCGGATCATTGCGGACCTGCCGCGACGTCACCAGCTCGCCCTGATCGCCGCCTCGGTGGCCGCCCGGATGCATTACCACGAAGGGATGGGGTGGGCTAATCGGTTGCTGACGATCAGGGATGTCCCGTCCGTCATCTTCAACTACCTTGAAGAGGAAAAGGAGATGGCCGCTATTCTTGCTGAAATACGGGGAAGTGAATTGGAGAATAAAGAAAATTTGCTTGAAATACTGTATTTTGCAGGAAGGAAGTATCTCACGCTGCATCGGCTCGGATTGACCTGA
- the tpx gene encoding thiol peroxidase has protein sequence MTERTGAATFQGNPLTLVGPEIKVGDAAPDFALAANDLSPATLADYAGKVLVIAAVPSLDTPVCDMETRRFNTEAAALGNAVKILTVSMDLPFAQARWCGAAGVEAVQTLSDHKDASFGEGWGTLIKELRLLTRAVFVVGKDGKVAYVQYLSEITEEPDYDAALEAVRSLI, from the coding sequence ATGACTGAACGCACCGGAGCCGCTACTTTTCAAGGCAATCCCCTGACCCTGGTCGGTCCTGAAATCAAAGTGGGCGATGCCGCCCCTGACTTTGCCCTGGCCGCCAATGACCTTTCTCCCGCCACCCTTGCCGACTATGCCGGAAAAGTCCTGGTTATCGCCGCTGTCCCTTCCCTGGACACCCCGGTCTGCGACATGGAAACCCGCCGGTTCAACACCGAGGCCGCAGCCCTTGGCAACGCGGTCAAGATTCTGACCGTGTCCATGGACCTGCCTTTCGCCCAGGCCCGCTGGTGCGGGGCCGCCGGAGTAGAGGCGGTCCAAACTCTGTCCGATCACAAGGACGCTTCCTTCGGCGAAGGGTGGGGCACCCTGATCAAGGAGCTTCGCCTGCTCACCCGCGCCGTGTTCGTCGTGGGCAAGGACGGCAAGGTAGCCTATGTGCAGTACCTTTCCGAGATTACGGAAGAACCCGATTATGACGCCGCACTTGAAGCCGTCCGCAGTCTGATCTAG
- a CDS encoding ArsR/SmtB family transcription factor, with amino-acid sequence MANLACSDTAKHTENVSMVRSGMLSEREFLFMAELFKALGDYTRVRILYALSIHELCVCALAEVLDMSQSAISHQLRLLRAAKLVRYRKEGKNVFYALDDDHVRNLVTQGLEHIHEEG; translated from the coding sequence ATGGCCAACCTAGCTTGCAGTGACACTGCAAAACATACCGAAAACGTTTCCATGGTCAGGAGCGGCATGCTCTCCGAGCGGGAATTCCTGTTCATGGCCGAGCTGTTCAAGGCGTTGGGGGATTATACCCGCGTCCGGATTCTGTATGCGCTTTCCATCCATGAGCTGTGCGTGTGCGCTTTGGCCGAGGTGCTGGATATGTCCCAGTCCGCCATTTCCCACCAACTCCGGCTGCTGCGCGCGGCCAAGCTGGTGCGCTATCGCAAGGAAGGCAAGAACGTTTTTTACGCCCTTGATGACGACCACGTGCGTAACCTGGTCACCCAGGGGCTGGAGCATATTCACGAGGAGGGCTAG
- a CDS encoding SO_0444 family Cu/Zn efflux transporter, translating to MVDVLLNVILATWEVLVEAGPYVLFGFFVAGLLKAYVPDTFMARHLGRNTLWSVVKAAVIGVPLPLCSCGVLPTALGLRRQGASKGATTAFMIATPETGVDSMAVTYALIDPIMTVVRPVAASITAIVAGVLVNAFPEREPEPLPMDGLTMSGGLGHMHEHEHEGCGCSGGHCGADGKPTVYGKFLSGMDYAFGEMISDIGRWLLVGALIAGLISAFLPPDLLDGYVGTGFHSYLIMLVVALPLYVCATASTPIAASLLLKGLSPGAALVFLLAGPATNGATITVMLKALGKRAASLYVLSIVLCSLALAYVVDALYAALGLDITAVVSGVNETLPHWVGVGSAVLLLLLVARSFLHSEGGG from the coding sequence ATGGTTGATGTGTTGTTGAATGTGATCCTTGCCACCTGGGAGGTTCTGGTCGAGGCTGGTCCCTACGTCCTGTTCGGCTTCTTTGTGGCCGGGCTGCTCAAGGCGTACGTGCCGGACACGTTCATGGCCCGGCATCTGGGCCGCAATACCTTGTGGTCAGTGGTCAAGGCCGCCGTCATCGGCGTGCCTCTGCCGCTGTGCTCCTGCGGCGTGCTGCCCACGGCGCTCGGGTTGCGCCGGCAGGGAGCCAGCAAGGGGGCGACCACCGCGTTCATGATCGCAACACCGGAAACCGGGGTGGATTCCATGGCCGTGACCTATGCGCTCATCGACCCGATCATGACCGTGGTCAGGCCCGTGGCAGCGTCGATTACTGCTATAGTGGCGGGTGTCCTGGTCAATGCCTTTCCCGAGCGGGAACCCGAACCGTTGCCCATGGACGGGCTTACGATGTCGGGTGGACTTGGGCATATGCATGAACATGAACACGAGGGGTGCGGCTGCTCCGGCGGGCATTGCGGCGCGGACGGCAAGCCCACGGTCTACGGCAAGTTTCTGTCTGGAATGGACTACGCATTCGGAGAGATGATCAGCGACATCGGGCGATGGCTTCTGGTGGGCGCGCTCATAGCCGGGCTCATTTCCGCCTTCCTCCCGCCCGATCTGCTGGACGGCTATGTCGGGACCGGGTTCCACTCCTATCTGATCATGCTCGTTGTCGCGCTGCCCCTGTACGTCTGTGCCACGGCATCCACACCCATAGCCGCCTCGCTGCTGCTCAAGGGACTCTCCCCGGGCGCGGCCCTGGTCTTTCTGCTGGCAGGCCCCGCCACCAATGGCGCGACCATCACGGTGATGCTCAAGGCGCTGGGCAAGCGGGCGGCGTCCCTCTACGTCTTGTCCATAGTCCTGTGTTCCCTGGCGCTGGCCTACGTGGTCGACGCGTTGTACGCGGCCCTTGGATTGGACATCACCGCCGTGGTCTCCGGGGTAAACGAGACCCTGCCTCACTGGGTGGGAGTGGGAAGCGCGGTGCTGCTTCTGCTCCTTGTGGCTCGCAGTTTTCTGCACTCAGAAGGGGGCGGCTGA
- a CDS encoding ABC transporter substrate-binding protein, with translation MKKIVCAVALVLVMSLPALASGEKIRFGILPVVDTLPLQVAVRDGLFKDQGLDVELVRFSSALERDTAMQAGQLDGYFGDIIATYLLISKNVPMHIALTSWRTTPGYPMFGIAQSPAAAERGLADMKGAKLGLSKSTIMDYLADRICKRLGVAPDYFSQVEIKKVPIRLQMLMTNQIDAALLPEPLLSLSRLKGGSILATAENLGMPLTVLCLHRKYFKDGADAYIGFVAAYKEAVRRIANSPEKYRPLMAETCRIPKPLVAEFPIYPYPQPSLPTPEELEDVQQWMMEKGLLKEAVPEELVLSPLIP, from the coding sequence ATGAAGAAAATCGTGTGCGCCGTGGCGCTGGTCCTGGTCATGAGCCTTCCCGCCCTTGCCTCGGGCGAGAAAATCCGCTTCGGCATTTTGCCGGTGGTCGACACGCTGCCGCTTCAGGTGGCCGTGAGGGACGGTCTGTTCAAGGATCAGGGCCTTGACGTGGAGTTGGTCAGGTTCTCCTCGGCCCTGGAGCGCGACACGGCCATGCAGGCCGGACAGCTGGACGGTTACTTTGGTGATATCATCGCCACCTATCTGCTGATCAGCAAGAACGTGCCCATGCACATCGCGCTGACCTCCTGGCGCACGACTCCCGGGTATCCCATGTTCGGCATCGCCCAATCCCCGGCTGCGGCCGAGCGGGGGCTGGCCGACATGAAGGGAGCCAAACTCGGCCTTTCCAAGTCCACGATCATGGACTACCTGGCCGATCGCATCTGCAAGCGTCTCGGCGTCGCTCCTGATTATTTCTCCCAGGTGGAGATCAAGAAGGTTCCCATTCGGTTGCAGATGCTGATGACCAATCAGATCGACGCGGCCCTTTTGCCGGAGCCGCTGCTCTCCCTGTCCAGGCTCAAGGGCGGCAGCATCCTGGCCACTGCCGAGAATCTGGGTATGCCGCTCACGGTGCTCTGTCTGCATCGCAAGTATTTCAAGGACGGCGCCGATGCCTACATCGGGTTCGTCGCCGCTTACAAGGAAGCGGTCCGCCGCATAGCCAACAGCCCGGAAAAGTACAGGCCGCTCATGGCCGAGACCTGCCGCATTCCCAAACCGTTGGTCGCCGAGTTCCCCATTTATCCCTACCCCCAGCCTTCGCTGCCCACGCCCGAGGAGTTGGAGGATGTCCAGCAGTGGATGATGGAGAAGGGGCTGCTCAAGGAGGCTGTGCCTGAAGAACTGGTCTTGTCCCCCCTTATCCCGTAG
- a CDS encoding ABC transporter ATP-binding protein — MLTAENLAKSYDGEAVLRDVSFSLDREETLAVVGPSGCGKTTLLYILSGLAAPDQGRALLHGSPITRPTPDISIILQDYGLLPWRTVLDNVALGLKVQGVPKRERLERAREQLAELGIAGRDQAYPANLSGGEQQRVAIARAFVTRPRLMLLDEPFSSLDALTRERLQHSMLDVWQRNKVPYVLVTHSLEEAVMLGKRIMVMSGRPASPVAVFDNPGFGDGDILNTESCFALLKELRRTVEDLW; from the coding sequence ATGCTGACAGCTGAGAATCTGGCCAAATCCTACGACGGCGAGGCCGTGCTGAGGGACGTCTCCTTTTCCCTCGACAGGGAGGAGACCTTGGCCGTGGTCGGCCCTTCGGGGTGCGGCAAGACGACCCTGCTCTATATCTTGAGCGGCCTGGCCGCACCGGATCAGGGCAGGGCGCTGCTTCACGGCAGCCCCATCACCCGGCCTACACCGGATATCTCCATTATCCTTCAGGACTACGGACTGTTGCCTTGGCGTACCGTCCTCGACAACGTCGCCCTCGGCCTCAAGGTGCAGGGCGTGCCAAAACGGGAGCGCCTGGAGCGGGCACGGGAGCAGTTGGCCGAGTTGGGCATCGCCGGACGCGATCAGGCCTATCCCGCCAATCTGTCCGGCGGCGAGCAGCAGCGGGTGGCCATCGCCCGTGCCTTTGTCACCCGTCCTCGGCTCATGTTGCTGGACGAGCCCTTTTCCTCCCTGGACGCCCTGACCCGCGAGCGCCTGCAGCACTCCATGCTCGACGTGTGGCAGCGGAACAAGGTCCCTTACGTGCTGGTCACCCACTCATTGGAAGAGGCCGTCATGCTCGGCAAACGGATCATGGTCATGTCTGGACGCCCGGCCAGCCCGGTGGCGGTTTTCGATAACCCCGGCTTCGGCGACGGCGACATCCTGAACACCGAATCGTGTTTCGCGCTGCTCAAGGAGCTGCGGCGCACCGTGGAGGACCTGTGGTGA